From the Nocardiopsis changdeensis genome, one window contains:
- a CDS encoding aldo/keto reductase, translating into MNDVKPRPLGDSDLYVSRLCLGGNVFGWTADESASFRVLDDYVAGGGTFVDTADSYSAWAPGHRGGESETLIGRWLADRGRPEDLVLATKVSRHPEFPGLSAGNVRAAADASLERLGVDAIDLYYAHFDDPDTPLEESARAFSELVDAGKVRYIGLSNHTPDRIRAWLDICADQGLHAPVCVQPHYNLVERGVEDALVPLARERRLSLLPYFGLARGFLTGKYRPGGPSVDSPRAGSAGALLEDERALRVLDALDTVAGRLGVPQAAVALAWLADRPTVSSVLASARGPEQLADLLPVNTLVLDAESADLLTEASAP; encoded by the coding sequence ATGAACGACGTCAAGCCCCGTCCCCTCGGCGACTCCGATCTGTACGTCTCCCGGCTGTGCCTGGGCGGGAACGTGTTCGGGTGGACCGCGGACGAGTCGGCCTCCTTCCGTGTCCTGGACGACTACGTCGCGGGCGGCGGCACCTTCGTGGACACCGCCGACTCCTACTCCGCCTGGGCCCCGGGACACCGGGGCGGGGAGTCCGAGACCCTCATCGGGCGCTGGCTGGCCGACCGGGGCCGCCCCGAGGACCTGGTGCTGGCCACCAAGGTGAGCAGGCACCCGGAGTTCCCGGGCCTGTCCGCGGGCAACGTCCGCGCCGCCGCCGACGCCTCGCTCGAACGGCTGGGCGTGGACGCCATCGACCTGTACTACGCGCACTTCGACGACCCCGACACCCCGCTGGAGGAGAGCGCCCGCGCCTTCTCCGAGCTGGTGGACGCGGGCAAGGTGCGCTACATCGGCCTGTCCAACCACACACCCGACCGCATCCGCGCCTGGCTGGACATCTGCGCGGACCAGGGCCTGCACGCGCCGGTCTGCGTCCAGCCGCACTACAACCTGGTGGAGCGGGGCGTGGAGGACGCGCTGGTGCCCCTGGCGCGGGAGCGCAGGCTGAGCCTGCTGCCGTACTTCGGGCTGGCGCGCGGCTTCCTCACCGGGAAGTACCGGCCGGGCGGCCCGAGCGTGGACAGCCCGCGCGCGGGTTCGGCCGGAGCGCTGCTGGAGGACGAGCGGGCGCTGCGCGTCCTCGACGCCCTGGACACGGTCGCCGGGCGGCTGGGCGTCCCGCAGGCCGCCGTGGCGCTGGCCTGGCTGGCCGACCGGCCGACGGTGTCCTCGGTGCTGGCCAGCGCCCGCGGCCCCGAGCAGCTGGCCGACCTGCTGCCGGTCAACACGCTGGTCCTGGACGCCGAGTCCGCCGACCTGCTGACCGAGGCGTCCGCCCCCTGA
- the metX gene encoding homoserine O-acetyltransferase MetX yields MTSAPGRPAARWSGPLREGPAGGWRDGDPVGGRRWVHLPAPLELESGEALPGVRIAYQTWGRPNARRDNAVLVLHALTGDSHVAGPAGPGHPEPGWWDGLVGPGLALDTDRFLVVAPNILGGCQGSTGPSSTAPDRRPWGSRFPHITLRDTVRAEAAVADALGVERWAAVVGGSMGGMRALEWALTLPDRVDRALVLACPVAATAWQIAWTSPQLHAVRADPDWSGGDYHLTGRAPVDGLGVARRIAHVTYRGPGELDTRFGRRPQDGEEPGRGGRFAVESYLDHQAWKLARRFDAASYVVLTEAMNGHDVGRGRGGVERALKDMPERTIVAGVDTDHLYPLARQEEIARHLPVPGRARVISSPHGHDGFLLAVDRVGELVRELLGDLR; encoded by the coding sequence GTGACCTCCGCTCCCGGCCGTCCCGCCGCCCGGTGGTCCGGCCCCCTCAGGGAGGGTCCGGCCGGAGGATGGCGGGACGGCGACCCGGTCGGCGGGCGCCGCTGGGTGCACCTGCCCGCGCCCCTGGAACTCGAATCGGGGGAGGCCCTGCCCGGGGTGCGCATCGCCTACCAGACCTGGGGGCGGCCCAACGCGCGCCGCGACAACGCCGTCCTGGTCCTGCACGCGCTCACCGGCGACTCCCACGTCGCGGGCCCCGCCGGGCCCGGGCACCCCGAGCCGGGCTGGTGGGACGGACTGGTCGGCCCGGGCCTGGCCCTGGACACCGACCGGTTCCTGGTGGTGGCCCCCAACATCCTCGGCGGCTGCCAGGGCAGTACCGGGCCCTCCTCCACCGCGCCCGACCGGAGGCCCTGGGGGAGCCGGTTCCCGCACATCACCCTGCGCGACACCGTCCGCGCGGAGGCCGCGGTCGCCGACGCGCTGGGGGTCGAGCGCTGGGCCGCGGTCGTCGGCGGATCCATGGGCGGGATGCGCGCGCTGGAATGGGCGCTCACCCTCCCCGACCGGGTGGACCGGGCACTGGTCCTGGCCTGCCCGGTGGCCGCCACCGCCTGGCAGATCGCATGGACCTCGCCCCAGCTGCACGCCGTGCGCGCGGACCCGGACTGGTCGGGCGGCGACTACCACCTCACCGGCCGCGCCCCGGTCGACGGGCTCGGGGTGGCCCGGCGCATCGCCCACGTCACCTACCGGGGGCCGGGCGAGCTCGACACCCGGTTCGGCCGCCGGCCCCAGGACGGGGAGGAGCCGGGGCGCGGGGGCCGGTTCGCGGTGGAGTCCTACCTCGACCACCAGGCGTGGAAGCTGGCCCGGCGGTTCGACGCGGCCAGCTACGTGGTGCTGACCGAGGCCATGAACGGCCACGACGTCGGACGGGGCCGGGGAGGGGTCGAACGCGCTCTCAAGGACATGCCCGAACGCACCATCGTCGCGGGAGTGGACACCGACCACCTGTACCCGCTCGCCCGGCAGGAGGAGATCGCCCGGCACCTGCCGGTGCCGGGGCGGGCGCGGGTGATCTCCTCCCCCCACGGGCACGACGGGTTCCTGCTCGCGGTGGACCGGGTGGGGGAGCTGGTCCGGGAACTACTCGGCGACCTCCGCTGA